In Astatotilapia calliptera chromosome 16, fAstCal1.2, whole genome shotgun sequence, one genomic interval encodes:
- the LOC113007642 gene encoding T-cell surface glycoprotein CD3 zeta chain-like: MDTLGKGVFALSVLAVPASCSENFFTEPVICYFLDGFLIIYCIIVTGLFFREKFSKGPSVGVTEENGIYQELERPKDADPYEVLDPSKRKKKAGKKKKHETARDPLESLIPSTSSPRPVPPLSPH; the protein is encoded by the exons ATGGACACACTGGGGAAAGGTGTGTTTGCGCTTTCCGTACTAGCGGTGCCTGCTTCCTGTTCTG AAAATTTTTTCACTGAACCAGTCATCTGCTATTTCCTGGATGGATTTCTGATCATTTACTGCATCATTGTCACAGGGTTGTTCTTTAGAGAAAAG TTTTCCAAAGGCCCATCTGTGGGAGTCACT gaagaaaatggCATTTATCAG GAACTTGAGAGACCAAAAGATGCTGATCCTTACGAGGTGCTTGACCCATCAAAAAGAAAG AAAAAAGCaggcaagaaaaagaaacatgag ACGGCGAGGGACCCCCTTGAGTCTTTGATTCCCAGTACCTCATCTCCTCGTCCTGTTCCTCCTCTGTCTCCCCACTGA